One window of the Novosphingobium sp. KACC 22771 genome contains the following:
- a CDS encoding response regulator produces MRILIVEDDPRLARGMAASLEAAGFAADVAHNGEDAAALAARDPFNAIILDLGLPDGDGLDLLRLLRRRGDSTPIMIVTARDAVDDRVAGLDYGADDYMAKPFHPRELESRVRALVRRSIGSPDPVLRVGALTLDRSTRRVALADTPLDLRRREMAVLETLMGRPGKVVPKDRMAAEVFALSEAVAPNALEVYVGRLRRKLTPGGPTIHTVRGLGYMIDAH; encoded by the coding sequence TTGCGCATTCTGATCGTGGAGGATGATCCGCGTCTGGCGCGCGGCATGGCGGCCTCGCTGGAGGCGGCGGGCTTTGCCGCCGATGTCGCGCATAATGGCGAGGATGCCGCCGCTCTGGCCGCCCGCGATCCGTTCAATGCGATCATTCTCGATCTGGGCCTGCCCGATGGCGATGGGCTGGATCTGTTGCGGCTGCTGCGACGGCGGGGAGACAGCACGCCGATCATGATCGTGACCGCGCGCGATGCGGTGGACGACCGGGTGGCGGGGCTGGATTACGGGGCGGATGATTATATGGCCAAGCCCTTCCACCCGCGCGAGCTGGAATCGCGGGTGCGCGCATTGGTCCGGCGCAGCATCGGCAGCCCCGATCCGGTGCTGCGCGTGGGCGCGCTGACTCTGGACCGTTCGACGCGGCGGGTCGCGCTGGCCGATACGCCGCTTGATCTGCGCCGCCGCGAGATGGCGGTGCTGGAAACGCTGATGGGGCGGCCGGGCAAGGTCGTGCCCAAGGACCGCATGGCCGCCGAGGTCTTTGCCCTTTCCGAAGCGGTCGCGCCCAATGCGCTGGAGGTCTATGTGGGGCGCCTGCGCCGCAAGCTGACGCCGGGCGGGCCGACCATTCATACGGTGCGCGGGCTGGGCTATATGATTGATGCCCATTAA
- a CDS encoding sensor histidine kinase: MPIKARLLPRSLPKSLRGHLTVVVMVPLVVLVTIFATITCWMIDSSMNDTSDRILVGSTRLISRAVNYDPGLKDRLLPLAVGLLQRRSAPVTHYSIYDGDRLIAGRADLRPPPDYSADGRLTGPLHPGARFTLTSRDPVLVRGYVDPRDADGVVQPAYLHNGLLNGRLVRIATEMRRLAGNGHLVAVQVADFLENREISTRVYFQRVVSASVLVTLIALLLFYSALAWGLIPFANLTERIAASVRDPLHFQRLPDGDGPREAQMIARAYNALMARAERAVGSLRQFTSNASHQLRTPLAVLRVHLDVLETYGAQSPQGQMALDDIAHSVDTLERLLQQLLALARLDEQVECSTGRFDPALVATDVIAARLPALQRADVDISFEESGHGLAMGEAGLAAEMLGNLLDNAVAYNRPGGRVVVRVLSRGGAVRVEIEDDGPGIPPAEREKVWERFYRMAANANSSGSGLGLPIVRALAERMGATVGLGEGAEGRGTRAIIHFRPADQEEMLLAPSPDAHEAAP, from the coding sequence ATGCCCATTAAAGCCCGCCTGCTGCCGCGCTCGCTGCCCAAATCGCTCAGGGGTCATCTGACCGTGGTGGTGATGGTGCCGCTGGTGGTGCTGGTGACGATCTTTGCCACGATCACCTGCTGGATGATCGATTCCTCGATGAACGATACGTCGGACCGGATTCTGGTCGGTTCGACCCGCTTGATCAGCCGCGCGGTCAATTATGATCCGGGGCTTAAGGACCGCCTGTTGCCGCTGGCCGTGGGGCTGTTGCAACGCCGTTCGGCCCCGGTCACGCATTACAGCATCTATGACGGCGACCGCCTGATTGCCGGGCGGGCCGACCTGCGCCCGCCGCCTGATTATTCGGCCGACGGGCGGCTGACCGGCCCGCTGCATCCGGGCGCGCGATTTACGCTGACCTCTCGCGATCCGGTGCTGGTGCGCGGCTATGTCGATCCGCGCGATGCCGATGGGGTGGTCCAGCCCGCCTATCTGCACAATGGCCTGTTGAACGGGCGCCTGGTGCGGATCGCCACGGAAATGAGGCGTCTGGCGGGCAATGGTCATCTGGTCGCGGTGCAGGTGGCCGATTTTCTTGAAAACCGCGAAATTTCCACGCGCGTCTATTTCCAGCGCGTGGTCAGCGCCAGCGTGCTGGTCACGCTGATCGCGCTGCTGCTATTTTATTCGGCGCTGGCGTGGGGGCTGATCCCCTTTGCCAACCTCACCGAGCGGATTGCCGCCAGTGTGCGCGATCCGCTGCATTTTCAGCGCCTGCCCGATGGCGACGGACCGCGTGAGGCGCAGATGATCGCACGCGCCTATAATGCGCTGATGGCGCGGGCGGAGCGGGCGGTGGGTTCGCTGCGCCAGTTCACGTCGAACGCTTCGCATCAGTTGCGCACACCGCTGGCGGTGCTGCGGGTGCATCTTGATGTGCTGGAAACCTATGGCGCGCAAAGCCCGCAGGGCCAGATGGCGCTGGATGACATCGCGCATTCGGTCGATACGCTTGAGCGATTGCTGCAGCAATTGCTGGCGCTGGCCCGGCTGGATGAACAGGTCGAGTGCAGCACGGGTCGGTTCGACCCCGCGCTGGTGGCCACCGATGTGATCGCTGCGCGCCTGCCTGCATTGCAGCGCGCCGATGTCGATATCAGCTTTGAGGAAAGCGGCCATGGGCTGGCGATGGGCGAGGCGGGGCTGGCGGCCGAGATGTTGGGCAATCTGCTCGACAATGCGGTGGCCTATAACCGGCCCGGCGGCAGGGTGGTGGTGCGGGTGCTAAGTCGTGGCGGGGCGGTCCGGGTGGAAATCGAGGACGATGGCCCCGGTATTCCCCCCGCCGAGCGCGAGAAAGTGTGGGAGCGGTTCTATCGCATGGCCGCCAATGCCAACAGCAGCGGCAGCGGGCTGGGCCTGCCGATCGTGCGGGCGCTGGCCGAGCGGATGGGGGCGACGGTCGGCCTGGGTGAAGGGGCCGAGGGCCGCGGTACGCGCGCGATCATCCATTTCCGTCCGGCCGATCAGGAGGAAATGTTGCTTGCCCCTTCGCCGGACGCGCATGAGGCCGCCCCGTGA
- a CDS encoding dicarboxylate/amino acid:cation symporter — MATLNPSSPSSPLRWSRPLPHWPLLAGLVIGTLAGALVHVVPVDRAALDFVLINLVRPVEQLFLQVLFLLILPMVFSAIVTGLARLRGRAMVRDLLLRLFAAMLGMTVVSAVIGMAMANLFRPGEGMAIDLHQNPGGPARTGDESSLLDLLLARPVMALVVMSVLVGFAISRNHGRNRNIRHLVLTTEGLFEVGMSIVTLVARFAPVAVLCVMFDMTAVFGWTLLVHLSGYFSVVVAALCLHLLVVSVGLAWMMGDVSPARFLRSLRSVMVIAFTTSSSFSTLPAALHAAEQDLGLPARVARTTLGLGCVANQGGTIIYTTVTVIFLAQCFGMELTAWQQFMVFGLSILAGLGTMGVPAGSLPLTTMLLALLHVPNEGIGLIIGIDRLMDMCRTVPNVVGDLAVAAALRRSGEDDT; from the coding sequence ATGGCCACACTCAATCCCTCCTCGCCCTCGTCTCCATTGCGCTGGTCGCGGCCCCTGCCGCATTGGCCCCTGCTGGCGGGGCTGGTGATCGGCACGCTGGCGGGCGCGCTGGTGCATGTCGTGCCGGTGGACCGGGCGGCGCTGGATTTCGTGCTGATCAATCTGGTGCGCCCGGTTGAACAATTGTTTCTTCAGGTGCTGTTCCTGCTGATCCTGCCCATGGTTTTTTCTGCGATCGTTACGGGCCTTGCGCGGCTGAGGGGACGGGCCATGGTGCGCGACCTGCTGCTGCGGCTGTTTGCCGCGATGCTGGGCATGACGGTGGTTTCGGCGGTGATAGGCATGGCCATGGCCAATCTGTTCCGTCCGGGTGAGGGCATGGCCATCGACCTGCACCAGAACCCGGGCGGGCCTGCGCGGACCGGCGATGAAAGCAGCCTGCTCGACCTGCTGCTGGCCCGACCGGTGATGGCGTTGGTGGTGATGTCGGTGCTGGTCGGCTTTGCCATCAGCCGCAACCACGGCCGCAATCGCAATATCCGCCATCTGGTGCTGACCACCGAGGGCCTGTTCGAGGTGGGCATGTCGATTGTCACGCTGGTGGCGCGCTTTGCGCCGGTGGCGGTGCTGTGCGTGATGTTCGACATGACGGCGGTGTTCGGCTGGACGCTGCTGGTGCATCTCTCGGGCTATTTCAGCGTGGTGGTGGCCGCGCTTTGCCTCCATCTGCTGGTGGTTTCGGTGGGGCTGGCGTGGATGATGGGCGATGTCAGCCCGGCCCGGTTCCTGCGTTCGCTGCGCTCGGTGATGGTGATTGCCTTCACCACGTCATCCTCCTTTTCCACCCTTCCGGCCGCGCTCCATGCCGCAGAGCAGGATTTGGGCCTGCCCGCGCGGGTGGCGCGCACGACGCTGGGGCTGGGATGCGTGGCCAATCAGGGCGGCACGATCATCTACACCACGGTCACGGTAATCTTTCTGGCCCAGTGTTTCGGGATGGAATTGACCGCGTGGCAGCAGTTCATGGTGTTTGGCCTGTCGATTCTGGCCGGATTGGGCACGATGGGCGTTCCGGCTGGCAGTCTGCCGCTGACCACGATGCTGCTGGCGCTGCTTCATGTGCCCAATGAGGGGATCGGCCTCATCATCGGCATCGACCGGTTGATGGACATGTGCCGCACGGTGCCCAATGTGGTGGGCGATCTGGCCGTGGCCGCCGCCTTGCGCCGAAGCGGCGAGGATGACACCTAA
- a CDS encoding 2-dehydro-3-deoxy-6-phosphogalactonate aldolase produces the protein MNTPLDTLNAALAVCPLVAILRGVRPDEVEAIGDAIIDAGFSMIEVPLNSPDPLASIALLAKRCGPQVLVGAGTVLTTADVADVKAAGGTLIISPNVNTDVIRASVAAGMISLPGFYTPTEAFAALEAGATGLKLFPAEGASPAYMKAQRAVLPKDLPLLAVGGVTPDNLAQWRAAGAQGAGLGSALYQAGLSAAEVGERARAFVAACG, from the coding sequence ATGAACACGCCTCTTGACACCCTGAACGCCGCCCTTGCCGTCTGCCCGTTGGTGGCGATCCTGCGCGGGGTCCGCCCCGACGAAGTGGAAGCGATTGGCGACGCGATCATCGATGCGGGCTTTTCCATGATCGAGGTGCCGCTCAATTCGCCCGATCCGTTGGCCTCGATCGCGCTGCTGGCCAAGCGCTGCGGACCGCAGGTGCTGGTGGGCGCGGGCACGGTGCTGACCACCGCCGATGTCGCCGATGTCAAGGCGGCGGGCGGCACGCTCATCATCTCGCCCAATGTGAACACCGATGTGATCCGGGCCAGCGTGGCGGCGGGCATGATCTCCCTGCCCGGGTTTTATACACCCACCGAGGCGTTTGCGGCGCTGGAGGCGGGGGCCACGGGGCTCAAGCTGTTCCCCGCCGAAGGGGCAAGTCCAGCCTATATGAAAGCCCAGCGCGCGGTGCTGCCCAAGGATCTGCCCTTGCTGGCGGTGGGCGGGGTGACGCCGGACAATCTGGCGCAATGGCGCGCGGCCGGGGCGCAGGGGGCAGGGCTTGGTTCGGCGCTGTATCAGGCGGGCCTCTCGGCGGCGGAAGTGGGCGAACGGGCTCGGGCCTTTGTCGCGGCTTGCGGGTGA
- a CDS encoding MgtC/SapB family protein has translation MNTPNPAQIAALFDVDLIGLITSFICLLTAFVLGTLIGLERQWRQRSAGLRTNVLVAVGAAAFADLGLRVAGVDGGVRVISYVVSGIGFLGAGVIMKEGTHVRGLNTAATLWASAAVGSFAGARKPAEAVLVAMFVLAGNTLLRPLVDAVNRRPMDPEETEALYRVHVVCPAEGVSQARDLLFEELETHHYPIREIETLADGEVHVELAAILVPTTANPVDLDAITAHIARHDGIISATWTVSATN, from the coding sequence ATGAACACCCCCAACCCGGCCCAGATCGCCGCCCTGTTCGATGTCGATCTGATCGGCCTTATCACCAGCTTCATCTGCCTGCTTACCGCCTTTGTACTGGGCACGCTGATCGGGCTGGAGCGGCAATGGCGCCAGCGCTCGGCGGGCCTGCGCACCAATGTGCTGGTGGCGGTGGGGGCGGCGGCCTTTGCCGATCTGGGGCTGCGCGTGGCGGGTGTTGATGGCGGTGTGCGGGTGATTTCCTACGTGGTGTCGGGCATCGGCTTTCTGGGCGCCGGGGTGATCATGAAGGAGGGCACCCATGTGCGCGGCCTCAACACGGCGGCCACGCTCTGGGCCAGCGCGGCGGTGGGCAGTTTTGCGGGCGCGCGCAAACCGGCCGAGGCGGTGCTGGTGGCGATGTTTGTGCTGGCGGGCAACACGCTGCTGCGCCCGTTGGTCGATGCGGTCAACCGGCGCCCGATGGATCCGGAGGAAACCGAGGCGCTCTACCGCGTCCATGTCGTCTGCCCCGCCGAAGGCGTTTCGCAGGCGCGCGACCTGTTGTTCGAGGAACTGGAAACCCACCATTATCCCATCCGCGAGATCGAAACGCTGGCCGATGGCGAGGTGCATGTTGAATTGGCCGCGATCCTGGTGCCCACCACGGCCAATCCGGTCGATCTGGACGCGATCACTGCCCATATCGCGCGCCATGACGGCATTATCAGCGCCACCTGGACCGTCAGCGCCACCAACTGA
- a CDS encoding FUSC family protein, producing the protein MPFALPSRNRLALAQTLRVMIACLATYWLASLLGLKQGYWAIFTVLIVMQGSLGATATAAFDRLIATIAGALLGGVVVMVVPREPLATGAALICMSGILTYAAVRQPRLRSAALTSAIVLLTRSPDIPVGIFVIDRIIEITLGGAIGVMASRFILPVPSRGAMITRFCEILETMAQLLNAQADAVARGEALISAEASIALRQSLVATEAVLNDARRERAMGLVREDVSDAIPRTLWRIRNGMAQIGLILRTPFPPSALALVGPAVEGMLRAHAQSARDAASALSGGGVVAQHAEAAEAFEQAFVTLQHSDEARAIPFDAMGQVFGMAFALRRMQQDFLDLGERIAECR; encoded by the coding sequence ATGCCTTTTGCTTTGCCCTCCCGCAACCGCCTCGCCCTGGCCCAGACCCTGCGCGTCATGATCGCTTGCCTTGCCACCTATTGGCTGGCCTCGCTGCTGGGATTGAAACAGGGCTATTGGGCTATTTTCACCGTGCTGATCGTCATGCAGGGTTCGCTGGGGGCGACGGCCACGGCGGCCTTTGACCGGTTGATTGCGACGATTGCCGGGGCTTTGCTGGGCGGTGTGGTGGTGATGGTTGTTCCGCGCGAACCCTTGGCGACGGGGGCCGCGTTGATCTGCATGTCGGGCATCCTGACCTATGCCGCCGTGCGCCAGCCCCGCCTGCGCAGCGCGGCGCTGACCTCGGCCATCGTGCTGCTGACGCGCTCGCCCGACATTCCGGTGGGGATCTTTGTCATCGACCGGATCATCGAGATCACACTGGGCGGTGCGATTGGCGTGATGGCGAGCCGGTTCATCCTGCCCGTACCTTCACGCGGGGCGATGATCACGCGCTTTTGCGAGATCCTTGAGACGATGGCGCAATTGCTGAATGCTCAGGCCGACGCCGTGGCGCGGGGCGAGGCGCTGATCTCGGCGGAGGCCAGCATCGCCCTGCGCCAGTCGCTGGTGGCGACCGAGGCGGTCTTGAACGATGCGAGGCGCGAAAGGGCGATGGGGCTGGTGCGCGAGGATGTGTCCGATGCCATCCCGCGCACGCTCTGGCGTATCCGCAATGGCATGGCCCAGATCGGTCTGATATTGCGGACGCCGTTTCCGCCCTCTGCGCTGGCGCTTGTCGGCCCGGCGGTGGAGGGGATGCTGCGCGCCCATGCGCAATCGGCGCGCGATGCGGCCTCGGCCCTTTCCGGCGGTGGGGTCGTGGCGCAACATGCCGAGGCCGCCGAGGCCTTTGAGCAGGCCTTTGTCACACTGCAACATTCCGATGAGGCCCGCGCCATCCCCTTTGACGCCATGGGGCAGGTGTTCGGCATGGCCTTCGCCCTGCGCCGGATGCAGCAGGACTTCCTCGATCTGGGCGAGCGGATCGCGGAGTGCCGATAG
- a CDS encoding RBBP9/YdeN family alpha/beta hydrolase: protein MSSHPEFPLVLTVPGLDNSGPDHWQTRWEALHPRCLRVNLGQWDRPHRNSWVNQLNLALRSVEGPVLLAAHSLGCHAVAAWAAMEPDAASLVAGALLVAPPEVDFFPLDPRVSAFSPTASGPLPFPALLVASRNDPYCGQPAARVLARMWGAQFMDAGSQGHINAESGLGDWDEGWRLLTHLADGRPAPVAGVQAAAPAR, encoded by the coding sequence ATGTCCTCCCATCCCGAATTTCCGCTGGTGCTGACGGTGCCGGGCCTCGACAATTCCGGCCCCGATCATTGGCAAACCCGTTGGGAAGCGCTGCATCCGCGCTGTCTGCGGGTCAATCTGGGCCAATGGGATCGGCCCCATCGCAATTCTTGGGTCAACCAGCTCAACCTTGCCCTGCGCAGCGTCGAAGGCCCGGTGCTGCTGGCCGCGCACAGCCTGGGCTGCCATGCGGTGGCGGCTTGGGCGGCGATGGAGCCGGATGCGGCCTCGCTGGTGGCGGGCGCTTTGCTGGTCGCGCCGCCGGAGGTCGATTTCTTCCCGCTCGACCCCCGCGTCAGCGCTTTCTCGCCCACGGCCTCCGGTCCTTTGCCCTTTCCCGCGCTCTTGGTGGCCAGTCGCAATGACCCCTATTGCGGGCAACCGGCGGCGCGGGTGCTGGCGCGCATGTGGGGTGCGCAATTTATGGATGCTGGATCGCAGGGCCATATCAATGCCGAGAGCGGCTTGGGCGATTGGGATGAGGGCTGGCGGTTGCTGACCCATCTGGCCGATGGCCGCCCCGCGCCGGTGGCGGGCGTGCAGGCGGCGGCGCCTGCACGCTGA
- a CDS encoding ThuA domain-containing protein, whose protein sequence is MGVLGAGLAQPALAAPSQTATPSETAASGPVMDCPMAQAPYSIDSPLIDVLLNPAAKAAAAAELGESFTGLTPFLTGTKAPTFSAIVTLRGVFSSGQAGAPKDPALLAKLDARLRQLPVTPADQITRCARYDHDRADPRPSGKGLHVLVFEKINGFLDAKSVGAAREALQGLAQENGWSMQVTDKGGAIRPGVLARYDLVVWNNISGDALTLPQRRALKDWIELGGGFVGIHGAAGDPATFWDWYTDSLVGAVFLGHPANPQFRPATLRIEGQDAVTRGLPAQFTMTDEWYSFRANPRLKGVRVLATLDEASYDPPAYLRMGADHPIAWKHCVGRGRAFYSAIGHPPSSFADANYRRMLTQAVEWAGKPDPACAK, encoded by the coding sequence ATGGGAGTGTTGGGCGCCGGATTGGCCCAGCCTGCTCTTGCCGCTCCCAGCCAAACCGCCACTCCCAGCGAAACCGCCGCTTCCGGCCCGGTCATGGATTGCCCGATGGCGCAGGCGCCCTATTCGATCGACAGTCCGCTGATCGACGTGTTGCTCAACCCGGCGGCCAAGGCGGCGGCGGCTGCGGAACTGGGCGAGAGCTTTACCGGACTCACCCCCTTCCTGACCGGCACCAAGGCCCCCACCTTCAGCGCCATCGTTACCCTGCGCGGCGTGTTTTCCAGCGGTCAGGCCGGTGCGCCCAAGGACCCTGCCCTGCTGGCGAAACTGGACGCGCGGCTGCGGCAATTGCCGGTCACGCCCGCCGACCAAATCACCCGATGCGCGCGTTACGACCATGATCGCGCCGACCCGCGCCCCTCGGGCAAGGGGCTGCATGTACTGGTGTTTGAAAAGATCAACGGCTTCCTCGACGCCAAATCGGTGGGCGCCGCGCGCGAGGCGCTGCAAGGGCTGGCGCAGGAAAACGGCTGGTCGATGCAGGTCACCGACAAGGGCGGCGCGATCCGGCCCGGGGTGCTGGCCCGCTATGATCTGGTCGTGTGGAACAATATCAGCGGCGATGCGCTGACCCTGCCCCAGCGCCGCGCGCTCAAGGACTGGATCGAGCTTGGCGGCGGCTTTGTCGGCATTCACGGCGCGGCGGGCGATCCGGCGACGTTCTGGGACTGGTACACCGACTCTCTGGTGGGCGCGGTCTTTCTGGGCCATCCGGCCAATCCGCAATTCCGACCCGCCACGCTGCGCATCGAAGGGCAGGACGCGGTGACGCGCGGGCTTCCGGCGCAATTCACGATGACCGACGAATGGTATTCCTTCCGCGCCAATCCGCGCCTCAAGGGCGTGCGCGTGCTGGCCACGCTGGATGAGGCCAGCTATGATCCGCCCGCCTATCTGCGCATGGGGGCCGATCATCCCATCGCCTGGAAACATTGCGTGGGCCGTGGCCGCGCCTTTTATTCCGCCATCGGCCATCCGCCCTCCAGCTTTGCCGATGCCAATTACCGCCGGATGCTGACCCAGGCGGTGGAATGGGCGGGCAAACCGGACCCTGCCTGCGCGAAATAG
- a CDS encoding glycosyltransferase family 2 protein, which produces MPTISLIIPAFNEEDYLPACLDAVMRNVAGKAFEIIVVDNNSTDGTKQVVERYPGVTYVFEAEKGITRARQCGFKAAKGDILAYVDADTLPPAGWVEQIIEQFDKDPKLACLSGPYSFYDVSGLRNAISNAWFVAARPLYNFTGYMLVGGNFAIRREALTKMGGFDATIEFYGEDVDIAKRAKKQGKVLFSPRFVMPTSGRRMARQGFAKTAAIYFINYFSIAFRGKPATKSYLDIR; this is translated from the coding sequence ATGCCGACTATCAGCCTGATTATCCCCGCCTTCAACGAAGAGGACTATTTGCCCGCATGCCTTGATGCGGTCATGCGGAATGTGGCGGGCAAGGCGTTCGAGATCATCGTCGTCGATAACAACAGCACCGATGGCACGAAACAGGTGGTCGAACGTTATCCGGGCGTGACCTATGTGTTCGAGGCGGAAAAGGGCATCACGCGCGCCCGCCAATGCGGTTTCAAGGCGGCCAAGGGCGACATTCTGGCCTATGTCGATGCCGACACCCTGCCGCCTGCGGGCTGGGTCGAACAGATCATCGAGCAGTTCGATAAGGACCCCAAGCTGGCCTGCCTGTCCGGCCCCTACAGCTTTTACGATGTCAGCGGGTTGCGCAATGCGATCTCGAACGCATGGTTCGTGGCCGCGCGTCCGCTCTACAATTTCACCGGCTATATGCTGGTGGGCGGCAATTTCGCCATCCGGCGCGAGGCGCTGACCAAAATGGGCGGATTTGACGCCACGATCGAATTTTACGGCGAGGATGTGGACATCGCCAAGCGCGCGAAGAAGCAGGGCAAGGTGCTCTTCTCGCCCCGCTTTGTTATGCCCACATCGGGCCGCCGCATGGCGCGTCAGGGTTTTGCCAAAACCGCCGCGATCTATTTCATCAATTATTTCTCGATCGCCTTTCGCGGCAAGCCCGCCACAAAGAGCTATCTGGACATTCGCTGA
- a CDS encoding EamA family transporter, producing MKGPATDMDRAGKADAPDGAALAAVCMAGAQVSVNVGAALGKTLFASVGPEGVAALRTSIAAILLLTIARPWRAMPARRHMGWLLLYGLTLGSMNLLIYAAFARIPIGVAVAIEICGPLGVVLATSRSLRDFLWLGLAIGGLLLLAPWPGVGARLDPAGIGFALAAALAWALYILFGKRAAQVKGTTAVALGMTIACCITLPFGVAAAGGRLLDPSVLRLGIGVALLSSALPYALEMKALGHLSTRAFGVLTSAAPAVAALVGFVILGERLTPAQWLAVALMIAASAGGSLSGRRGGSR from the coding sequence ATGAAAGGACCGGCGACCGACATGGACCGCGCGGGCAAGGCTGACGCGCCGGATGGCGCCGCACTGGCGGCTGTATGCATGGCCGGGGCGCAGGTGTCGGTCAATGTCGGCGCGGCGCTGGGCAAGACGCTGTTTGCCAGCGTCGGCCCGGAGGGCGTGGCGGCGCTGCGCACGTCGATTGCCGCCATCCTGCTGCTGACGATTGCGCGGCCATGGCGCGCGATGCCTGCGCGCAGGCATATGGGCTGGCTGCTCCTTTACGGGCTGACGCTGGGCAGCATGAACCTGCTGATCTATGCCGCCTTTGCGCGCATTCCCATTGGCGTTGCCGTGGCCATCGAGATTTGCGGGCCGCTGGGGGTGGTGCTGGCCACCAGTCGCTCCCTGCGCGATTTTCTGTGGCTGGGACTGGCGATCGGCGGCCTGTTGCTGCTTGCCCCATGGCCGGGTGTTGGCGCGCGACTCGATCCGGCGGGCATCGGTTTTGCGCTGGCGGCTGCCTTGGCGTGGGCGCTCTACATCCTGTTTGGTAAGCGCGCCGCGCAGGTGAAGGGCACCACGGCGGTGGCGCTGGGCATGACGATCGCCTGCTGTATCACGCTGCCTTTCGGTGTGGCGGCGGCGGGTGGGCGGCTGCTTGATCCCTCGGTGCTGCGGCTGGGGATCGGGGTGGCCCTGCTCTCCAGCGCCTTGCCCTATGCGCTGGAAATGAAAGCGCTGGGCCATTTGAGCACCCGCGCGTTCGGGGTGCTGACCAGTGCGGCCCCTGCCGTGGCGGCGCTGGTCGGCTTCGTCATTCTGGGCGAGCGCTTGACCCCCGCCCAGTGGCTTGCTGTCGCGCTGATGATTGCGGCGAGCGCCGGGGGATCCTTGTCAGGACGACGCGGCGGATCGCGCTGA
- a CDS encoding MFS transporter yields the protein MTDRIQPLTARQELARHWPIVLAAALGVGFGTMGIGFYSLGLFVKPLQAEFGWSRAAVSGAATFQQLGIFLSAPLVGRLADRIGLRPLAIGSYVAMPLALVALSMAGPSVWGWYGLWLLVSLAGCGTTPAAWARMVSMRFDAARGLALGLMLVGTGLAAALVPALLGPVFAHDGWRTATLVMAEAAAVVGIPLGLMQSREAPVAAAREKGGHFERNRPVFMLLAIAFLVGVIVAGLIIHLVPMLVDRGMDAGLAAKMAASIGLAVIAARVIVGWLFDRFHAPYVAAVFLAMPVGSCLLLGLGGPVLPAALMLGLAAGAEVDMLAFFTSRYAAMKNYGATYGVILGTFSLGAALGPMMVGASVDATGGYGLALAGSGLGLGLVVVLIACLGPYRSGE from the coding sequence ATGACGGATCGCATTCAACCTCTCACCGCGCGCCAGGAATTGGCGCGCCACTGGCCCATCGTGCTGGCCGCCGCGCTGGGCGTGGGGTTTGGCACGATGGGCATCGGCTTTTACTCGCTGGGCCTGTTTGTCAAACCGCTTCAGGCAGAATTCGGCTGGAGCCGGGCGGCGGTCTCGGGCGCGGCCACGTTTCAGCAATTGGGCATCTTCCTGTCCGCGCCGCTGGTCGGGCGTCTGGCGGACCGGATCGGGCTGCGCCCGCTGGCGATCGGATCCTATGTCGCCATGCCGCTGGCGCTGGTGGCGCTTTCGATGGCGGGGCCTTCGGTGTGGGGCTGGTATGGGCTGTGGCTGCTGGTTTCGCTGGCCGGATGCGGGACAACGCCTGCTGCATGGGCGCGGATGGTGTCGATGCGTTTCGATGCTGCGCGCGGGCTGGCGCTGGGGCTGATGCTGGTGGGCACGGGGCTGGCCGCCGCACTGGTCCCTGCGCTGCTGGGGCCGGTGTTTGCCCATGATGGCTGGCGCACGGCCACGCTGGTGATGGCTGAGGCGGCTGCGGTCGTAGGCATCCCGCTGGGCCTGATGCAGAGCCGTGAGGCGCCCGTGGCCGCAGCGCGCGAAAAGGGCGGCCACTTCGAACGCAACCGGCCTGTTTTCATGCTGCTTGCTATCGCCTTTCTGGTGGGGGTGATTGTGGCGGGGCTGATCATCCATCTGGTGCCGATGCTGGTGGACCGGGGAATGGATGCGGGGCTAGCGGCGAAAATGGCGGCCAGCATCGGGCTGGCGGTGATCGCGGCGCGGGTGATTGTGGGCTGGCTGTTTGACCGGTTTCATGCGCCCTATGTCGCGGCGGTGTTTCTGGCCATGCCGGTGGGGTCATGCCTGCTCCTGGGGCTGGGCGGTCCGGTGCTGCCTGCCGCGCTGATGCTGGGACTGGCGGCGGGGGCCGAGGTCGATATGCTCGCCTTTTTCACCAGCCGCTATGCCGCGATGAAGAATTACGGCGCGACCTATGGCGTGATCCTTGGCACGTTCAGTCTTGGCGCCGCGCTGGGGCCGATGATGGTGGGGGCCAGTGTGGATGCGACCGGCGGCTATGGTCTGGCGCTGGCCGGATCGGGGCTGGGGTTGGGTCTGGTGGTGGTGCTGATCGCCTGCCTCGGGCCTTATCGCAGCGGGGAATAG